In the genome of Phacochoerus africanus isolate WHEZ1 chromosome 10, ROS_Pafr_v1, whole genome shotgun sequence, one region contains:
- the RASL11B gene encoding ras-like protein family member 11B — protein MRLIQNMCTIAEYPAPGSAAAADCCLGAAGRRLVKIAVVGASGVGKTALVVRFLTKRFIGDYERNAGNLYTRQVQIEGETLAIQVQDTPGIQVHENGLSCTEQLNRCIRWADAVVIVFSITDYKSYELTGQLHQHVQQLHLGARLPVVVVANKADLLHIKQVDPQLGLQLASMLGCSFYEVSVSENDNDVYNAFHVLCKEVSHKQQPSSTPEKRRTSLIPRPKSPNMQDLKRRFKQALSAKVRTVTSV, from the exons ATGCGCCTTATTCAGAACATGTGTACCATCGCCGAGTACCCCGCCCCGGGCAGCGCAGCCGCCGCCGATTGCTGCTTAGGGGCGGCGGGCCGCCGCCTGGTCAAGATCGCCGTGGTTGGGGCCAGCGGCGTGGGCAAGACCG CTCTGGTCGTCCGGTTCCTCACCAAACGATTCATTGGTGACTATGAAAGAAATGcag gtAATCTCTATACCAGACAAGTCCAAATAGAAGGCGAAACCCTGGCTATTCAGGTTCAAGACACTCCAGGTATTCAG GTCCACGAGAACGGCCTGAGCTGCACGGAGCAGCTGAATCGGTGCATCCGCTGGGCCGACGCCGTGGTGATCGTCTTCTCCATCACCGACTACAAGAGCTACGAACTCACCGGCCAGCTCCACCAGCACGTGCAGCAGCTGCACCTGGGCGCCCGGCTGCCCGTGGTGGTCGTGGCCAACAAGGCCGACCTGCTGCACATCAAGCAGGTGGACCCCCAGCTCGGACTGCAGCTGGCCAGCATGCTGGGCTGCTCCTTCTACGAAGTGTCCGTCAGCGAGAACGACAACGACGTCTACAACGCCTTCCACGTGCTGTGCAAAGAAGTGAGTCACAAGCAGCAGCCCAGCAGCACTCCAGAGAAGCGGCGCACCTCCCTCATCCCCAGGCCCAAGTCCCCCAACATGCAGGACCTCAAGCGGAGGTTCAAGCAAGCCCTCTCTGCCAAAGTCAGGACTGTCACCTCCGTCTGA